The following proteins are encoded in a genomic region of Sparus aurata chromosome 23, fSpaAur1.1, whole genome shotgun sequence:
- the nfil3-6 gene encoding nuclear factor, interleukin 3 regulated, member 6, producing MFEEEVQPMRGQQEVSVLQSLDSPAAVSPGGGGGGGGGAGGPLSFTDEAVSILTSSSLLARSLLGRPSAVKRKESPSSSIRRKREFIPVDKKDEGYWDKRKKNNEAAKRSREKRRVNDMVLEGRVLALLEENARLRAELLALKFRFGLVKDPSNAPILPLTTAPHHTSQTMTPHYYLHRGDAGLPSSSASHTSNQTGQPSTRGSRDGGNMSEDSGFSTPGGSSVGSPIFFEDRLSDHGKLSPHRAEELGYDLHHSPADVHHTTGKLDQAETMKNLPHKLRFKTPGNGDTGDAAGDRRSPALSTAGREGPREAPKGLSGGDTGAGHCTGTWLQQLEGEEGRRGRQSPQYSASAGACSLQPPLMQGQTEVHGENIHLKSQLNSLSVEVAQLKKLFTEQLLAKVN from the coding sequence ATGTTTGAGGAGGAGGTCCAGCCAATGAGGGGGCAGCAGGAAGTGTCAGTGCTCCAGTCTCTGGACTCACCTGCAGCGGTCAgcccaggaggaggaggaggaggaggaggaggagcaggagggccGCTGTCCTTCACAGATGAGGCTGTCTCCATCCTGACCTCCAGCAGCCTGCTGGCGCGCTCCCTCCTGGGTCGCCCCTCTGCCGTCAAACGCAAAGAGAGCCCTTCTTCCAGCATCCGACGCAAGCGCGAGTTCATCCCTGTGGACAAGAAGGACGAGGGCTACTGggacaagaggaagaagaacaacGAGGCAGCTAAGCGCTCGCGAGAGAAGCGCCGTGTAAACGATATGGTCCTGGAGGGCCGTGTTCTGGCCCTGCTGGAGGAAAACGCTCGCCTCAGGGCCGAGCTGTTGGCTCTCAAGTTCCGCTTTGGCCTGGTCAAAGACCCCTCCAACGCCCCCATTCTGCCCCTCACTACAGCTCCTCACCACACCTCTCAGACTATGACTCCACACTATTACCTCCACAGAGGCGATGCAGGCCTCCCCAGTTCCTCAGCCTCGCACACCAGCAACCAGACGGGCCAGCCGAGCACCAGGGGCTCCAGGGACGGCGGCAACATGTCGGAGGACTCGGGGTTCTCTACGCCAGGTGGCTCCAGCGTGGGCAGCCCGATCTTCTTCGAAGACCGGCTGAGCGACCACGGGAAACTATCGCCACACAGGGCGGAGGAGCTGGGCTACGACCTCCACCACTCCCCCGCCGATGTCCACCACACCACGGGCAAGCTGGACCAAGCCGAGACGATGAAAAACCTTCCGCACAAGCTACGTTTCAAGACGCCCGGCAACGGGGACACGGGTGATGCCGCAGGGGACAGACGCAGCCCCGCGCTGTCGACAGCGGGGCGGGAAGGTCCCAGAGAGGCCCCTAAAGGACTGAGTGGAGGTGACACCGGAGCAGGGCACTGCACCGGCACCTGGCTCCAGCAgctggagggggaggaaggCAGGAGGGGGAGACAGTCCCCTCAGTACAGCGCCTCGGCCGGCGCCTGCAGCCTCCAGCCTCCTCTGATGCAAGGACAAACTGAGGTCCACGGCGAGAACATTCACCTGAAGTCTCAGCTCAACTCTCTGAGCGTGGAGGTGGCTCAGCTGAAGAAGCTTTTCACAGAGCAGCTCCTGGCCAAAGTCAACTGA
- the nfil3-2 gene encoding nuclear factor, interleukin 3 regulated, member 2, with protein MENLTSALKTLNKNSGNNLNCLENSFDGYEESASVQGSPTRIGRLIKPKPNMTCRRKREFISDEKKDASYWEKRRKNNEAAKRSREKRRLNDMVLENRVIALNDENVRLKTELLQLKLRFGLISTASYIEKSQQIGGSNNGSGGSSSTPSNQYYSSGYSSGSQVMMNSDSSETEQSGRSEGHRQMVKYSPRGSLSDMSDGSSRDSPEPMPFEIKQEGDRLEMDIASGTTTQIMFNIHRGLASVPTHHQIQQHTQELEAAYHSQQQQQHQLHQQQPAHQEAVTAINTVSQPAAHPPAAQRSVILYGSSSASYPVDTLTRPKDIDLQAAQRQSSGSSHLSQAITESSTETLAEVTKQLERKTLDSPPYELPDSRNEAGERQVYRLCQLPQQHLQQERQQLQQESDSSAELLHKQVEGVNHAHLYHHLQQPRHAYLSAQDEEPPVLTYEGGPRSEPCYQGQLSSSGKDTSSSDGDPRSSDKEASTDDDESPSSSCSDMGSYHNQHLTGVHQPASPLPYSQLCSQAQGRDPHGEVRGTALPHKLRLKHRAMSTGSSGNCSGQESPTTPLSATPPPLPQHPYLSLMPQQNIQRENPGVAFTQAALGEGARKESGKKETGRRNKRRD; from the coding sequence ATGGAAAATCTGACTTCAGCTCTGAAAACTTTAAACAAAAACTCAGGGAATAACCTAAACTGCCTTGAGAACTCCTTTGATGGTTACGAAGAGTCTGCTTCTGTTCAAGGGAGTCCAACTCGAATAGGCCGCCTCATCAAGCCCAAACCCAATATGACTTGCAGACGAAAGCGTGAGTTTATCTCTGATGAGAAAAAGGACGCCTCCTATTGGGAGAAACGCCGCAAAAACAACGAGGCTGCCAAGCGCTCCAGGGAGAAGCGACGTCTCAATGATATGGTTTTGGAGAACCGAGTCATTGCACTGAATGATGAAAATGTGAGGCTCAAGacagagctgctccagctgaaGCTGCGTTTTGGCCTGATAAGCACTGCCTCCTACATTGAAAAGAGCCAGCAGATTGGTGGCagcaacaatggaagtggaggcTCCTCCTCTACCCCTTCAAATCAGTACTACTCCAGTGGTTACTCTAGTGGTTCTCAGGTGATGATGAACTCTGATTCCTCTGAAACGGAGCAGTCGGGACGCAGTGAGGGCCACAGGCAGATGGTGAAATACTCGCCACGAGGCTCCCTCTCTGACATGTCTGACGGCTCCTCTAGGGACAGTCCTGAGCCAATGCCTTTTGAGATCAAACAAGAAGGTGACAGGCTAGAGATGGACATTGCCAGTGGCACCACCACCCAGATCATGTTCAATATCCACCGTGGTCTGGCCTCTGTGCCCACTCATCACCAGATCCAGCAGCATACTCAGGAGCTGGAGGCTGCATATCacagccaacagcagcagcagcaccaactTCACCAACAACAACCAGCCCATCAGGAGGCTGTTACGGCTATCAACACTGTCAGTCAGCCTGCAGCTCATCCACCTGCTGCCCAGAGGAGCGTCATTCTTTATGGCTCCAGCAGTGCCTCCTATCCTGTGGACACACTGACAAGGCCCAAGGACATTGATCTGCAGGCAGCCCAAAGGCAaagcagcggcagcagccaCCTGTCCCAGGCCATTACAGAAAGCTCCACGGAAACACTGGCTGAGGTGACGAAACAGCTGGAGAGGAAGACATTAGACTCTCCGCCATATGAGCTCCCAGACAGCCGTAATGAggctggagagagacaggtgtaCCGGCTTTGCCAACTTCCCCAGCAACACCTGCAACAGGAGCGGCAGCAACTCCAGCAAGAGAGCGATTCGTCTGCAGAGCTCCTCCACAAACAAGTGGAGGGGGTCAACCACGCCCACCTATACCATCATCTCCAGCAGCCACGTCATGCTTACCTCAGTGCCCAAGACGAGGAGCCCCCTGTGCTTACCTACGAGGGTGGGCCCAGGAGTGAGCCTTGCTACCAAGGCCAGTTAAGCTCCTCTGGCAAGGACACTTCATCCAGTGACGGTGATCCCCGCAGCTCTGACAAAGAGGCATCCACGGATGACGATGAGTCCCCCTCCTCATCTTGCTCAGATATGGGCAGCTACCATAACCAACATCTTACCGGCGTCCACCAGCCTGCCTCACCTCTGCCCTACTCCCAGCTGTGCTCTCAGGCCCAGGGCCGGGATCCCCACGGGGAGGTGAGGGGCACAGCATTGCCTCACAAACTCAGACTCAAACACCGTGCCATGAGCACCGGGAGCAGCGGCAACTGTTCCGGCCAGGAGTCCCCGACAACCCCTCTCTCCGCAACGCCGCCTCCCCTGCCCCAGCACCCCTACCTTTCCCTCATGCCACAGCAGAACATTCAGCGGGAGAACCCTGGCGTAGCCTTTACACAGGCTGCCTTGGGGGAGGGGGCCAGGAAGGAGAGCGGGAAAAAGGAGACAGGACGACGAAATAAGAGGCGAGATTAG